One Stenotrophomonas maltophilia DNA window includes the following coding sequences:
- the prfA gene encoding peptide chain release factor 1, protein MTPTLRRKLEALAERREELERLLAEPDVVADNTRFRDLSREFAQLEPVAVALADEARAKADLAAAEGMRADPDLRELADEEIAAAQARLQELEQELALLLVPRDPRDEGNLFLEVRAGTGGDEAAIFAGDLFRMYARYAERQGWKVEIESDSPGEHGGYKEVVARVVGRGAFSRLKFESGTHRVQRVPATESQGRIHTSAATVAIIPEADEVDDIVINPADLKVDTFRSSGAGGQHVNKTESAIRITHVPTGVVVECQTERSQHANRDKAMKRLKAQLLDAERQRQDAAQAESRRLQVGSGDRSQRIRTYNFPQGRITDHRVEGLTLYDLPNVLAGDLDPLLQRLSHEHQVDALAQLSAG, encoded by the coding sequence ATGACGCCGACCCTGCGCCGTAAGCTGGAAGCGCTGGCCGAGCGCCGCGAAGAACTGGAACGCCTGCTCGCCGAACCCGATGTGGTCGCCGACAACACCCGTTTCCGCGACCTTTCGCGCGAATTCGCCCAACTTGAACCGGTCGCCGTTGCCCTGGCCGATGAAGCCCGTGCCAAGGCCGACCTGGCCGCCGCCGAAGGCATGCGCGCCGACCCCGACCTGCGCGAGCTGGCCGACGAGGAAATCGCTGCTGCACAGGCGCGCCTGCAGGAACTGGAGCAGGAACTGGCGCTGCTGCTGGTGCCGCGCGACCCACGCGATGAAGGCAACCTGTTCCTGGAAGTGCGCGCGGGTACCGGCGGCGATGAGGCCGCGATCTTTGCCGGCGACCTGTTCCGCATGTACGCCCGCTACGCCGAGCGCCAGGGCTGGAAGGTCGAAATCGAATCGGACAGCCCGGGCGAGCATGGCGGCTACAAGGAAGTGGTGGCGCGCGTGGTCGGCCGTGGCGCGTTCTCGCGCCTGAAGTTCGAATCGGGTACGCATCGTGTGCAGCGCGTGCCCGCCACCGAATCGCAGGGCCGCATCCACACCTCGGCGGCCACGGTAGCGATCATTCCCGAGGCCGATGAGGTCGATGACATCGTCATCAACCCCGCCGACCTGAAGGTGGATACGTTCCGCTCCTCCGGCGCCGGTGGCCAGCACGTGAACAAGACCGAATCGGCCATCCGCATCACCCACGTGCCGACTGGCGTGGTGGTGGAATGCCAGACCGAGCGCAGCCAGCACGCCAACCGCGACAAGGCGATGAAACGCCTGAAAGCACAGCTGCTGGACGCCGAGCGCCAACGCCAGGACGCGGCGCAGGCCGAATCGCGGCGCCTGCAGGTGGGCAGCGGCGACCGCAGCCAGCGCATCCGCACCTACAACTTCCCGCAGGGGCGGATCACCGACCACCGCGTGGAAGGCCTGACGCTGTACGACCTGCCCAACGTACTGGCCGGCGACCTCGACCCGCTGCTGCAGCGGCTCAGCCACGAACACCAGGTCGACGCCCTGGCCCAGCTCTCGGCGGGCTGA
- the hemA gene encoding glutamyl-tRNA reductase yields the protein MTLWVLGLNHQTAPVELRERAAFAGEALPRALGSLRNTPQIAEAVLLSTCNRTELYAVAESAQALDQWLHSQAGDLQGYLYQHADAEAVRHLFRVATGLDSMVLGEPQILGQVKDAWSTARDHGLLGQRLDRLFQQTFSVAKRARTDTQVGANPVSVASAAVRLAQNAFARLDDSTVLLVGAGETIELAARHLSEGKVRRLLIANRTLAHAQELASRHGGVALPLTELDRHLGEADVVFSATAAREPVIHREMVAKALRARRHKPMLLFDLAVPRDIEAEVGTLNDAFLYTVDDLERAVEDNRRGRREAAAEAEAIIDLQVSRFVETQQASAHQAPLRQLRAFGEATRAELLERARQQLANGKPADEVLELLAHGLTNRLLHPPTAALRAAALSGDADLTRAAERLFPATPGYRHPPVRPDDADPAP from the coding sequence ATGACCCTGTGGGTGCTCGGACTGAATCACCAGACCGCACCGGTGGAGCTGCGCGAGCGCGCGGCCTTCGCCGGTGAGGCGTTGCCGCGCGCGCTCGGTTCGCTGCGCAATACCCCGCAGATCGCCGAGGCCGTGCTGCTGTCCACCTGCAACCGCACCGAGCTGTACGCCGTGGCCGAGTCGGCACAGGCGCTGGACCAGTGGCTGCACAGCCAGGCCGGCGACCTGCAGGGCTACCTGTACCAGCATGCTGATGCCGAGGCCGTGCGCCACCTGTTCCGGGTCGCCACCGGGCTGGACTCGATGGTGCTGGGCGAACCGCAGATCCTCGGCCAGGTGAAGGATGCCTGGTCGACCGCGCGCGACCACGGTCTGCTCGGCCAGCGCCTGGACCGCCTGTTCCAGCAGACCTTCTCGGTGGCCAAGCGTGCGCGCACCGATACCCAGGTCGGCGCCAATCCGGTATCGGTGGCCTCGGCCGCGGTGCGCCTGGCGCAGAACGCGTTCGCGCGCCTGGACGACTCCACCGTGCTGCTGGTCGGTGCCGGCGAGACCATCGAACTGGCTGCACGGCACCTGAGCGAAGGCAAGGTACGCCGGCTGCTGATCGCCAACCGCACCCTCGCCCACGCGCAGGAACTTGCCAGCCGCCATGGCGGCGTGGCGCTGCCGTTGACCGAACTGGACCGCCACCTGGGCGAGGCCGACGTGGTGTTCTCGGCCACCGCCGCGCGCGAACCGGTGATCCATCGCGAGATGGTGGCCAAGGCCTTACGCGCGCGCCGGCACAAGCCGATGCTGCTGTTCGACCTGGCCGTACCGCGCGACATCGAGGCCGAGGTCGGCACGCTCAACGATGCCTTCCTCTACACCGTGGACGATCTCGAGCGCGCGGTGGAAGACAACCGCCGTGGCCGCCGCGAGGCCGCCGCCGAAGCCGAGGCGATCATCGACCTGCAGGTGTCGCGCTTCGTCGAGACCCAGCAGGCCAGCGCCCACCAGGCACCGCTGCGGCAGCTGCGTGCGTTCGGCGAAGCCACCCGCGCCGAACTGCTGGAGCGCGCGCGCCAGCAGCTGGCCAACGGCAAGCCAGCCGACGAAGTGCTGGAACTGCTGGCCCATGGCCTGACCAATCGACTGCTGCATCCGCCGACCGCCGCACTGCGCGCCGCCGCGCTGAGTGGCGATGCTGACCTGACCCGCGCCGCCGAGCGCCTGTTCCCGGCCACGCCGGGTTACCGCCACCCACCCGTGAGACCCGATGACGCCGACCCTGCGCCGTAA
- a CDS encoding tetratricopeptide repeat protein — translation MPALIRIPSVLLLSLACAQALAAVPAKAPVRAPATEELALEPVMAGEFALQAGKLAEAARWYLQAAQQTDGDAGLAERATRISMLANDDASAAKGLALWQQRAPRSLTMRSAAGALAMRQGDVKAARTELQALLADPDERGWKFALAALIGGGRDPAVPAQVLGELVDANAIPPKIEAWQEFGRLALRMEKPELARRMIDEVVKRFPEEPRVALLRASQLQQAGETDKALSLLHDVEPKTRQDPELRNAVAIAYDSLGQPAAAERVLAFGPQDVQTWGMRASLLAKQGDKAALSNLYNELSRQAAKPDPAQRLLLGKIAEYLKRYPEAVQWYHSVPGGDELSEARLRAANAQALAGRLPLALDEVHAIQSDAVVDDDVRRDAYLLEAELRQRADDSAGELDALARGLAAYPDDNGLLYARALTWERRDDIPRAEADLRKILVTEPENVPALNALGYTLADRTGRLQEALELIDRARVAEPDNAAIVDSYGWVLYRLGRKEEALVQLRRAWTLAKDPEIASHVGEVLWVLGKHDEARHFFDEAAKLDPENRALLRAREKFNP, via the coding sequence ATGCCCGCATTGATTCGCATCCCCAGTGTTCTGCTGCTGTCCCTGGCCTGCGCCCAGGCCCTGGCGGCGGTGCCGGCCAAGGCCCCCGTACGGGCCCCGGCCACTGAGGAACTGGCGCTGGAACCGGTGATGGCCGGTGAGTTCGCCCTGCAGGCCGGCAAGCTGGCCGAGGCCGCGCGCTGGTACCTGCAGGCGGCCCAGCAGACCGACGGCGACGCCGGCCTGGCCGAGCGCGCGACCCGCATTTCCATGCTCGCCAACGATGATGCCAGCGCCGCCAAGGGCCTTGCCCTGTGGCAGCAGCGGGCCCCACGCTCATTGACCATGCGCAGTGCGGCCGGTGCGCTGGCCATGCGCCAGGGCGATGTGAAGGCGGCCCGCACCGAACTGCAGGCCCTGCTGGCCGACCCCGACGAGCGCGGCTGGAAGTTCGCCCTCGCCGCGCTGATTGGCGGTGGCCGTGATCCGGCGGTGCCGGCGCAGGTGTTGGGCGAGCTGGTCGACGCCAACGCCATTCCGCCGAAGATCGAAGCCTGGCAGGAGTTCGGCCGCCTTGCCCTGCGCATGGAAAAGCCCGAACTGGCGCGGCGCATGATCGATGAAGTGGTCAAGCGCTTCCCCGAGGAGCCGCGTGTGGCGTTGCTGCGTGCCAGCCAGCTGCAGCAGGCCGGCGAGACCGACAAGGCATTGTCGCTGCTGCACGACGTGGAGCCGAAAACCCGCCAGGACCCGGAACTGCGCAATGCCGTGGCCATCGCCTATGACAGCCTCGGCCAGCCCGCCGCCGCCGAGCGCGTGCTGGCGTTCGGCCCGCAGGACGTGCAGACCTGGGGCATGCGCGCCTCGCTGCTGGCCAAGCAGGGCGACAAGGCCGCGCTGTCCAACCTCTACAACGAACTGTCGCGGCAGGCGGCCAAGCCGGACCCGGCGCAGCGCCTGCTGCTGGGCAAGATCGCCGAGTACCTGAAGCGCTACCCCGAGGCGGTGCAGTGGTACCACAGCGTGCCCGGTGGCGATGAGCTGAGCGAAGCGCGCCTGCGCGCGGCCAACGCCCAGGCCCTGGCCGGGCGCCTGCCGCTGGCGCTGGATGAAGTGCACGCGATCCAGTCCGATGCGGTGGTCGACGACGACGTGCGCCGCGACGCCTACCTGCTGGAAGCCGAACTGCGCCAGCGCGCCGACGACAGCGCCGGTGAACTGGATGCGCTGGCCCGCGGCCTGGCCGCTTACCCGGATGACAACGGCCTGCTGTACGCCCGTGCGCTCACCTGGGAACGCCGCGACGATATTCCGCGCGCCGAGGCCGACCTGCGCAAGATCCTGGTGACCGAGCCGGAGAACGTGCCGGCTTTGAACGCGCTGGGTTACACCCTGGCCGATCGCACCGGCCGCCTGCAGGAAGCACTGGAGCTGATCGACCGCGCCCGCGTGGCCGAACCGGACAACGCGGCCATCGTCGACAGCTATGGCTGGGTGCTGTATCGCCTGGGCCGCAAGGAAGAGGCACTGGTGCAGCTGCGCCGGGCCTGGACCCTGGCCAAGGACCCGGAGATTGCTTCGCATGTCGGCGAAGTGCTGTGGGTGCTGGGCAAGCACGATGAAGCCCGCCATTTCTTCGACGAAGCGGCCAAGCTCGACCCTGAAAACCGCGCGCTGCTGCGCGCCCGCGAGAAATTCAATCCATGA
- the lolB gene encoding lipoprotein insertase outer membrane protein LolB, whose translation MSVSLIRPLLLAAATLAVSACTSVGTQKTPAPAVVEIVSAEAAQAEAARVTALQAQPDWAFQGRVAVSKGKDGGSGRIDWKQEGRRYVVELSAPVTRQSWKLTGDTHSEAGRLEGLAGGPRDGEDAQQLLLEATGWDIPVNQLPEWIRGLVAGDAAGPEKVERDGEGRPRRMQQMGWQVQYLDWYPAEAGRPALPRRIEASNGDAKVRLLVDQWGQGAP comes from the coding sequence ATGAGTGTTTCCCTGATCCGGCCGCTGCTGTTGGCGGCCGCGACCCTGGCGGTGAGCGCCTGTACCAGCGTCGGCACGCAGAAGACCCCGGCGCCAGCGGTGGTCGAGATTGTTTCGGCCGAAGCCGCGCAGGCCGAGGCCGCGCGCGTGACCGCGCTGCAGGCACAGCCGGACTGGGCCTTCCAGGGCCGGGTCGCGGTCAGCAAGGGCAAGGACGGTGGCAGCGGTCGCATCGACTGGAAGCAGGAAGGCCGCCGCTACGTGGTGGAGTTGAGCGCGCCGGTAACCCGGCAGAGCTGGAAGCTGACCGGCGACACCCATTCCGAAGCCGGCCGCCTGGAAGGGCTGGCTGGCGGGCCGCGCGATGGCGAGGATGCCCAGCAGCTGCTGCTGGAAGCAACGGGCTGGGACATTCCGGTCAACCAGCTGCCGGAGTGGATCCGTGGCCTGGTGGCCGGCGATGCTGCCGGTCCGGAGAAGGTCGAGCGCGACGGTGAAGGCCGGCCGCGCCGCATGCAGCAGATGGGCTGGCAGGTGCAGTACCTGGACTGGTATCCCGCCGAGGCCGGGCGCCCGGCGCTGCCGCGCCGGATCGAGGCCAGCAATGGCGACGCCAAGGTGCGCCTGCTGGTGGACCAGTGGGGGCAGGGCGCCCCATGA
- the ispE gene encoding 4-(cytidine 5'-diphospho)-2-C-methyl-D-erythritol kinase: MSGLADDAGWSWWPAPAKLNLFLHITGRRADGYHELQTVFRLLDWGDRIGLRLREDGQVRRQGEGLAGVAEADDLAIRAARLLKDAANIAQGADIIVEKHVSAGGGFGGGSSDAATVLVVLNRLWRAGLGENALAELGLRLGADVPVFVRGRNAWAEGVGERLQPIVLEPAWYVVVEPGVHVPTPALFADPDLTRDSPVAKIEDFASGTLVGNAFEPVLRRREPAVEAAFAALSDIGTARLTGSGSGCFVEFASQSAAEQGRSKLPKELRARVAAGVARSPLLDALEQH, from the coding sequence ATGAGTGGGCTAGCCGACGACGCGGGCTGGTCCTGGTGGCCGGCCCCGGCCAAGCTGAACCTGTTCCTGCACATCACCGGCCGCCGGGCCGACGGTTACCACGAGCTGCAGACCGTGTTCCGCCTGCTGGACTGGGGGGACCGCATCGGCCTGCGCCTGCGTGAAGATGGCCAGGTGCGCCGGCAGGGCGAGGGCCTGGCCGGCGTGGCCGAGGCGGATGACCTGGCGATCCGCGCCGCGCGGCTTCTGAAAGACGCGGCCAATATTGCGCAAGGTGCAGACATCATCGTCGAAAAGCATGTTTCGGCTGGCGGTGGCTTCGGTGGCGGGTCGTCCGATGCCGCCACCGTACTGGTGGTGCTGAACCGGCTCTGGCGGGCCGGTCTGGGTGAGAACGCGCTGGCGGAACTGGGCCTGCGCCTGGGCGCCGACGTGCCGGTGTTCGTGCGCGGGCGCAATGCCTGGGCCGAAGGGGTGGGCGAGCGCCTGCAGCCGATCGTGCTGGAACCGGCCTGGTATGTGGTGGTTGAACCGGGCGTTCATGTTCCCACCCCGGCCCTGTTCGCAGACCCGGATTTGACGCGCGACAGCCCAGTGGCGAAAATAGAGGACTTCGCTTCCGGAACCCTGGTCGGGAACGCGTTCGAACCGGTGCTGCGCCGCCGTGAGCCTGCCGTCGAGGCAGCGTTCGCAGCGTTGAGCGACATCGGCACGGCGCGGCTGACCGGTTCGGGAAGTGGTTGTTTCGTCGAGTTCGCATCGCAGTCTGCCGCAGAGCAGGGACGGTCGAAGTTGCCGAAGGAGTTGCGGGCAAGGGTGGCAGCGGGCGTTGCGCGTTCGCCACTGCTGGATGCACTCGAGCAACACTGA
- a CDS encoding ribose-phosphate diphosphokinase, whose amino-acid sequence MQESPNLLVFSGNANKRLAQNICKELGVRPGKALVSHFSDGEVQVEIEENVRKQDVFVIQPTCAPSAENLMELLVLIDALKRASVASVTAVVPYFGYSRQDRRMRSSRVPITAKLAAKMFSTAGADRVLTVDLHADQIQGFFDIPVDNVYASPLLLADIWRAYGTENLIVVSPDVGGVVRARAVAKRLDDADLAIIDKRRPRANVSTVMNIIGDVEGKTCVMVDDIVDTAGTLCAAAAALKARGALKVAAYCTHAVLSGPAVDNITNSQLDELVVTDTIPLKDAARVCSKIRQLSVAEMLAETMRRIAFGESVSSLYVD is encoded by the coding sequence ATGCAAGAGTCCCCGAACCTGCTGGTCTTTTCCGGCAACGCCAACAAACGTCTGGCGCAGAACATCTGCAAGGAACTGGGGGTTCGCCCGGGCAAGGCGCTGGTCTCGCACTTCTCCGATGGTGAAGTGCAGGTGGAAATCGAAGAGAACGTCCGCAAGCAGGACGTGTTCGTGATCCAGCCGACCTGCGCGCCGAGCGCGGAAAACCTGATGGAACTGCTGGTGCTGATCGACGCGCTCAAGCGCGCATCGGTGGCCAGCGTGACCGCCGTGGTGCCGTACTTCGGCTACTCGCGCCAGGATCGCCGCATGCGTTCCTCGCGCGTGCCGATCACCGCCAAGCTGGCGGCGAAGATGTTCAGCACCGCTGGCGCTGATCGCGTGCTGACCGTCGACCTGCACGCCGACCAGATCCAGGGCTTCTTCGATATTCCGGTGGACAACGTGTATGCGTCCCCGCTGCTGCTGGCCGACATCTGGCGCGCCTACGGCACCGAGAACCTGATCGTTGTGTCGCCGGACGTGGGCGGCGTGGTCCGCGCCCGTGCGGTCGCCAAGCGCCTGGATGACGCCGATCTGGCGATCATCGACAAGCGCCGCCCGCGCGCCAACGTCTCCACCGTGATGAACATCATCGGTGACGTCGAAGGCAAGACCTGCGTGATGGTCGATGACATCGTCGATACCGCCGGCACCCTGTGCGCCGCTGCCGCTGCCCTGAAGGCGCGCGGTGCGCTCAAGGTCGCCGCCTACTGCACCCACGCGGTGCTGTCGGGCCCGGCGGTGGACAACATCACCAATTCCCAGCTCGACGAGCTGGTGGTGACCGACACCATCCCGCTGAAGGACGCAGCGCGGGTGTGCAGCAAGATCCGCCAGCTGAGCGTGGCGGAAATGCTGGCCGAAACGATGCGCCGCATCGCCTTCGGCGAGTCGGTCAGCTCGCTGTACGTCGACTGA
- a CDS encoding 50S ribosomal protein L25/general stress protein Ctc, whose amino-acid sequence MSKTHEIKVTKRELQRKGASRRLRHAGVIPAIVYGGNAEPVAISLDHNEIWLAQQNEWFYASILDLNLDGQVQKVLLRDMQRHPYKQLIMHLDFQRVNENEALTASVPLHFINEDTSPAGKAADVVVTHELKEVTITCLPKDLPESIEVDLGELKAGDVVYLSNIKLPKGVEIPALALGKDHDDAIVTAKAGKADAADEEAAAAE is encoded by the coding sequence ATGTCGAAGACCCATGAAATCAAGGTCACCAAGCGTGAACTGCAGCGTAAGGGTGCGAGCCGCCGCCTGCGTCACGCTGGTGTGATCCCGGCCATCGTGTACGGCGGCAACGCCGAGCCGGTCGCCATCAGCCTGGACCACAACGAAATCTGGCTGGCCCAGCAGAACGAGTGGTTCTATGCCTCGATCCTGGACCTGAACCTGGACGGCCAGGTGCAGAAGGTCCTGCTGCGTGACATGCAGCGCCACCCGTACAAGCAGCTGATCATGCACCTGGACTTCCAGCGCGTGAACGAGAACGAAGCCCTGACCGCTTCGGTCCCGCTGCACTTCATCAACGAAGACACCTCGCCGGCTGGCAAGGCTGCCGACGTCGTGGTCACCCACGAACTGAAGGAAGTGACCATCACCTGCCTGCCGAAGGACCTGCCGGAGTCGATCGAAGTCGACCTGGGCGAGCTGAAGGCCGGTGACGTGGTGTACCTGTCCAACATCAAGCTGCCGAAGGGCGTGGAAATCCCGGCCCTGGCGCTGGGCAAGGACCACGACGACGCCATCGTCACCGCCAAGGCCGGCAAGGCCGACGCGGCTGACGAAGAAGCGGCTGCCGCCGAGTAA
- the pth gene encoding aminoacyl-tRNA hydrolase translates to MAGLRLIVGLGNPGSEHARTRHNAGFHFVEALAEKAGARWNVDSKLFGETAKVEIAGQTVWLLKPATFMNLSGKSVTAAQRFWKIEPEETLLAHDELDLAPGVARLKFDGGHGGQNGLRDTIRLLGHGKFHRLRVGIGHPGHKDRVVGWVLGRPSKDDEVLISRAIDDAIDVLPLAVQGDFSEAMKRLHTPK, encoded by the coding sequence ATGGCAGGACTGCGACTGATCGTCGGTCTGGGCAACCCCGGATCGGAACACGCCCGGACCCGGCACAATGCCGGGTTTCATTTCGTTGAGGCCCTGGCGGAAAAAGCCGGTGCACGATGGAACGTGGACAGCAAGCTGTTCGGTGAGACCGCCAAGGTCGAGATCGCCGGGCAGACGGTGTGGCTGCTCAAGCCCGCCACCTTCATGAACCTCAGCGGCAAGTCGGTCACCGCCGCACAGCGGTTCTGGAAGATCGAGCCGGAAGAAACCCTGCTGGCCCACGACGAACTGGACCTGGCGCCCGGCGTGGCGCGGCTGAAGTTCGACGGTGGCCACGGTGGCCAGAACGGCCTGCGCGACACCATCCGGTTGCTCGGCCACGGCAAGTTCCATCGCCTGCGCGTGGGCATCGGCCATCCCGGCCACAAGGACCGCGTGGTGGGCTGGGTACTGGGACGCCCTTCCAAGGATGATGAAGTACTGATTTCGCGCGCCATCGACGATGCCATCGACGTGCTGCCGCTGGCGGTGCAGGGCGATTTCAGCGAAGCGATGAAGCGGCTTCATACCCCGAAATAG